One window from the genome of Corvus moneduloides isolate bCorMon1 chromosome 9, bCorMon1.pri, whole genome shotgun sequence encodes:
- the EEF1AKNMT gene encoding eEF1A lysine and N-terminal methyltransferase isoform X1, translating into MELLPRSPGEFGSARYWDRFFRQRGQRPFEWYGAFPELCPVLHKYVRPRDKVLVVGCGNSELSEQMYDVGMCDDIINIDISDAVIRQMQERSGSTRPKMSYLLMDMLQMDFPDAHFQVVLDKGTLDALLTDEEEAAIAKVDQMFAEISRVLQVGGRYLCVSLAQAHVLKKAVEYFSQEGWVVRVHQVASSGDKQQFVLPVFVYVMTKFRKIPGSAPQILEICPEEQDKPMRMESVEQLVAAVKDRQHYALLCSQISKTPCREQVSLDLCDKESGKPRYTLHVVDSPLVKPSRDNHFAIFIIPQGRETEWLFGTEEGRRQLAASAGFRRLLTVSLHREQHYEGMAGIQAELSGKVMELAPPGLPARQQVPFLSVGGDIGVRTVQHCDTSPLSGEYVVEDVKGDGSCYFRRLVFLRNRNVVQSEARLLAPTPLQGQKKRRKDKKKPSPTEPPGAIDKSYLCCEHHKAMVAGLCLLGGPDALPGELAVLVVGLGGGSLPLFVHDYFSQAHVAVVEIDPSMLEVATHWFDFSQGDRMQVHISDGLDYVANLAAEASAQYHAVMFDVDSKDLTVGMSCPPPAFVEKPFLQKVRNILKPEGVFVLNLVCRDAQLKESVLAILRDVFPLLYMRRIEGEVNEILFCQPSPEGRRDPTELGARARALEGALRQPGRPWDSSYVLADMLQAIHIL; encoded by the exons atggagctgctgccccgcagccccggcgaGTTCGGCTCCGCCCGCTACTGGGATCGCTTCTTCCGCCAGCGCGGGCAGCGCCCCTTCGAGTGGTACGGGGCCTTCCCGGAGCTCTGCCCCGTCCTGCACAAGTATGTGCGACCGCGCGACAAG GTCCTCGTGGTGGGCTGTGGGAACTCGGAGCTGAGTGAGCAGATGTACGATGTGGGAATGTGCGACGACATCATCAACATCGACATCAGCGATGCCGTGATCCGCCAGATGCAGGAGCGCAGTGGGAGCACAAGGCCAAAGATGAGCTACCTGCTGATGGACATGCTCCAGATGGACTTCCCTGATGCCCATTTCCAAGTGGTCCTGGACAAAGGCACACTGGATGCCCTCCTCACTGATGAAGAGGAGGCTGCTATAGCCAAGGTGGACCAGATGTTTGCTGAGATCAGCCGGGTCCTGCAGGTAGGAGGGCGCTACCTCTGCGTCTCCTTGGCTCAAGCCCACGTGCTGAAGAAAGCTGTGGAATACTTCTCCCAGGAAGGCTGGGTCGTGCGTGTCCATCAGGTGGCCAGCAGTGGGGACAAGCAGCAGTTTGTCCTACCGGTCTTTGTGTATGTCATGACAAAGTTCAGGAAGATCCCTGGCTCGGCACCACAGATCCTGGAGATCTGTCCTGAGGAGCAGGACAAGCCGATGCGGATGGAGAGTGTGGAGCAGCTGGTGGCAGCAGTGAAGGACAGGCAGCATtatgccctgctctgcagccagatAAGCAAAACCCCCTGCAGGGAACAGGTTTCCTTGGATCTGTGTGACAAAGAGAGCGGGAAGCCTCGCTACACGCTGCATGTGGTCGACAGCCCCTTGGTGAAACCTTCCCGAGACAATCACTTTGCCATCTTCATCA TCCCACAGGGCAGAGAAACCGAGTGGCTCTTTGGGACGGAGGAAGGGCGGAGGCAGCTGGCGGCCAGCGCGGGCTTCAGGCGCCTGCTCACggtgtccctgcacagggagcagcactACGAGGGCATGGCCGGCATCCAGGCGGAGCTGTCGGGGAAGGTGATGGAGCTGGCCCCGCCAGGCCTCCCTGCCCGGCAGCAG gtGCCCTTCCTGTCTGtgggaggggacattggggtgCGGACGGTGCAGCACTGTGACACCAGCCCCCTGAGCGGGGAGTACGTCGTGGAGGACGTGAAGGGAGATGGCAGCTGTTACTTCCGCCGCCTTGTCTTCCTCCGCAACAGGAACGTGGTGCAGTCAGAGGCTCGGCTCCTGGCTCCCACACCTCTCCAAG GCCAGAAGAAGCGGAGGAAGGACAAGAAGAAACCCAGCCCCACTGAGCCACCTGGAGCCATCGACAAGAGCTATCTGTGCTGTGAGCACCACAAGGCCATGGTTGCggggctctgcctgctggggGGCCCCGACGCCCTCCCAG gagagctggcagtgctggtggtggggctCGGCGGGGGCAGCCTGCCCCTCTTTGTCCATGATTACTTCTCTCAGGCCCACGTGGCCGTGGTGGAGATCGACCCCTCCATGCTGGAAGTGGCCACTCACTGGTTCGACTTCTCCCAGGGTGACCGGATGCAAGTGCACATCTCTGATGGTCTGGACTACGTAGCCAACCTGGCAGCTGAAG catcaGCCCAGTACCATGCCGTCATGTTTGATGTGGACAGCAAAGACCTCACAGTGGGGATGAGCTGCCCGCCCCCAGCCTTTGTGGAAAAGCCCTTCCTGCAGAAAGTTAGAAACATCCTCAAGCCAGAAG GAGTCTTCGTGCTCAACTTGGTGTGCCGCGATGCCCAGCTGAAGGAGTCTGTCCTGGCCATCCTCAGGGACGTCTTCCCTCTTCTCTACATGCGCCGCATCGAAGGGGAGGTCAATGAGATCCTgttctgccagcccagccctgagggCCGACGCgaccccacagagctgggggCACGTGCCCGGGCACTGGAGGGGGCCCTACGGCAGCCTGGGCGGCCCTGGGACAGCTCGTACGTGCTGGCAGACATGCTGCAGGCCATCCACATCCTCTGA
- the ITPA gene encoding inosine triphosphate pyrophosphatase, with protein sequence MAAPARRTVVFVTGNAKKLEEVTQILGDSSPYTLVAKKIDLPEYQGDPDEISVQKCREAARQVQGPVIVEDTCLCFNALGGLPGPYIKWFLEKLKPEGLYKLLAGFEDKSAYALCTFAFSSGNPEEPVRLFKGQTHGLIVEPRGPRDFGWDPCFQPDGYNQTYAELPKAVKNSISHRYRALSELSTFFLQSDSTEPHPGPS encoded by the exons ATGGCGGCGCCGGCGCGGCGGACCGTCGTGTTCGTGACAGGCAACGCCAAGAAGCTGGAGGAG GTCACGCAGATCCTCGGGGACTCCTCTCCCTACACGCTGGTGGCGAAGAAAATTGACC TGCCCGAGTACCAGGGGGATCCAGATGAGATCTCCGTGCAGAAGTGCCGTGAAGCCGCCCGGCAG GTTCAGGGACCTGTTATAGTAGAGGACACCTGCTTGTGCTTCAATGCCCTGGGGGGCCTGCCAGGACCCTACAT aaaatggTTCCTGGAGAAACTCAAGCCAGAAG GCCTGTACAAGCTGCTGGCTGGCTTTGAAGACAAGTCTGCCTATGCACTCTGCACCTTCGCCTTCAGTAGCGGGAACCCGGAGGAGCCAGTGAGGCTCTTCAAAGGCCAGACCCAT GGGCTGATAGTGGAGCCCAGAGGCCCTCGGGATTTTGGCTGGGATCCCTGCTTTCAGCCGGATGGCTACAACCAGAC CTACGCTGAACTGCCTAAGGCAGTGAAGAACTCCATCTCACACCGGTACAGGGCGCTGAGCGAGCTCTCCACCTTCTTTCTTCAGAGCGACTCGACAGAGCCCCACCCCGGCCCCAGCTAG
- the EEF1AKNMT gene encoding eEF1A lysine and N-terminal methyltransferase isoform X2, with protein MELLPRSPGEFGSARYWDRFFRQRGQRPFEWYGAFPELCPVLHKYVRPRDKVLVVGCGNSELSEQMYDVGMCDDIINIDISDAVIRQMQERSGSTRPKMSYLLMDMLQMDFPDAHFQVVLDKGTLDALLTDEEEAAIAKVDQMFAEISRVLQVGGRYLCVSLAQAHVLKKAVEYFSQEGWVVRVHQVASSGDKQQFVLPVFVYVMTKFRKIPGSAPQILEICPEEQDKPMRMESVEQLVAAVKDRQHYALLCSQISKTPCREQVSLDLCDKESGKPRYTLHVVDSPLVKPSRDNHFAIFIIPQGRETEWLFGTEEGRRQLAASAGFRRLLTVSLHREQHYEGMAGIQAELSGKVMELAPPGLPARQQVPFLSVGGDIGVRTVQHCDTSPLSGEYVVEDVKGDGSCYFRRLVFLRNRNVVQSEARLLAPTPLQGQKKRRKDKKKPSPTEPPGAIDKSYLCCEHHKAMVAGLCLLGGPDALPGELAVLVVGLGGGSLPLFVHDYFSQAHVAVVEIDPSMLEVATHWFDFSQGDRMQVHISDGLDYVANLAAEASPGLCSSQPVLANLCRGL; from the exons atggagctgctgccccgcagccccggcgaGTTCGGCTCCGCCCGCTACTGGGATCGCTTCTTCCGCCAGCGCGGGCAGCGCCCCTTCGAGTGGTACGGGGCCTTCCCGGAGCTCTGCCCCGTCCTGCACAAGTATGTGCGACCGCGCGACAAG GTCCTCGTGGTGGGCTGTGGGAACTCGGAGCTGAGTGAGCAGATGTACGATGTGGGAATGTGCGACGACATCATCAACATCGACATCAGCGATGCCGTGATCCGCCAGATGCAGGAGCGCAGTGGGAGCACAAGGCCAAAGATGAGCTACCTGCTGATGGACATGCTCCAGATGGACTTCCCTGATGCCCATTTCCAAGTGGTCCTGGACAAAGGCACACTGGATGCCCTCCTCACTGATGAAGAGGAGGCTGCTATAGCCAAGGTGGACCAGATGTTTGCTGAGATCAGCCGGGTCCTGCAGGTAGGAGGGCGCTACCTCTGCGTCTCCTTGGCTCAAGCCCACGTGCTGAAGAAAGCTGTGGAATACTTCTCCCAGGAAGGCTGGGTCGTGCGTGTCCATCAGGTGGCCAGCAGTGGGGACAAGCAGCAGTTTGTCCTACCGGTCTTTGTGTATGTCATGACAAAGTTCAGGAAGATCCCTGGCTCGGCACCACAGATCCTGGAGATCTGTCCTGAGGAGCAGGACAAGCCGATGCGGATGGAGAGTGTGGAGCAGCTGGTGGCAGCAGTGAAGGACAGGCAGCATtatgccctgctctgcagccagatAAGCAAAACCCCCTGCAGGGAACAGGTTTCCTTGGATCTGTGTGACAAAGAGAGCGGGAAGCCTCGCTACACGCTGCATGTGGTCGACAGCCCCTTGGTGAAACCTTCCCGAGACAATCACTTTGCCATCTTCATCA TCCCACAGGGCAGAGAAACCGAGTGGCTCTTTGGGACGGAGGAAGGGCGGAGGCAGCTGGCGGCCAGCGCGGGCTTCAGGCGCCTGCTCACggtgtccctgcacagggagcagcactACGAGGGCATGGCCGGCATCCAGGCGGAGCTGTCGGGGAAGGTGATGGAGCTGGCCCCGCCAGGCCTCCCTGCCCGGCAGCAG gtGCCCTTCCTGTCTGtgggaggggacattggggtgCGGACGGTGCAGCACTGTGACACCAGCCCCCTGAGCGGGGAGTACGTCGTGGAGGACGTGAAGGGAGATGGCAGCTGTTACTTCCGCCGCCTTGTCTTCCTCCGCAACAGGAACGTGGTGCAGTCAGAGGCTCGGCTCCTGGCTCCCACACCTCTCCAAG GCCAGAAGAAGCGGAGGAAGGACAAGAAGAAACCCAGCCCCACTGAGCCACCTGGAGCCATCGACAAGAGCTATCTGTGCTGTGAGCACCACAAGGCCATGGTTGCggggctctgcctgctggggGGCCCCGACGCCCTCCCAG gagagctggcagtgctggtggtggggctCGGCGGGGGCAGCCTGCCCCTCTTTGTCCATGATTACTTCTCTCAGGCCCACGTGGCCGTGGTGGAGATCGACCCCTCCATGCTGGAAGTGGCCACTCACTGGTTCGACTTCTCCCAGGGTGACCGGATGCAAGTGCACATCTCTGATGGTCTGGACTACGTAGCCAACCTGGCAGCTGAAG CCTCACCAGGTCTCTGCAGCTCACAGCCTGTCCTTGCCAACCTGTGTAGAGGACTTTAG
- the EEF1AKNMT gene encoding eEF1A lysine and N-terminal methyltransferase isoform X3 has translation MYDVGMCDDIINIDISDAVIRQMQERSGSTRPKMSYLLMDMLQMDFPDAHFQVVLDKGTLDALLTDEEEAAIAKVDQMFAEISRVLQVGGRYLCVSLAQAHVLKKAVEYFSQEGWVVRVHQVASSGDKQQFVLPVFVYVMTKFRKIPGSAPQILEICPEEQDKPMRMESVEQLVAAVKDRQHYALLCSQISKTPCREQVSLDLCDKESGKPRYTLHVVDSPLVKPSRDNHFAIFIIPQGRETEWLFGTEEGRRQLAASAGFRRLLTVSLHREQHYEGMAGIQAELSGKVMELAPPGLPARQQVPFLSVGGDIGVRTVQHCDTSPLSGEYVVEDVKGDGSCYFRRLVFLRNRNVVQSEARLLAPTPLQGQKKRRKDKKKPSPTEPPGAIDKSYLCCEHHKAMVAGLCLLGGPDALPGELAVLVVGLGGGSLPLFVHDYFSQAHVAVVEIDPSMLEVATHWFDFSQGDRMQVHISDGLDYVANLAAEASAQYHAVMFDVDSKDLTVGMSCPPPAFVEKPFLQKVRNILKPEGVFVLNLVCRDAQLKESVLAILRDVFPLLYMRRIEGEVNEILFCQPSPEGRRDPTELGARARALEGALRQPGRPWDSSYVLADMLQAIHIL, from the exons ATGTACGATGTGGGAATGTGCGACGACATCATCAACATCGACATCAGCGATGCCGTGATCCGCCAGATGCAGGAGCGCAGTGGGAGCACAAGGCCAAAGATGAGCTACCTGCTGATGGACATGCTCCAGATGGACTTCCCTGATGCCCATTTCCAAGTGGTCCTGGACAAAGGCACACTGGATGCCCTCCTCACTGATGAAGAGGAGGCTGCTATAGCCAAGGTGGACCAGATGTTTGCTGAGATCAGCCGGGTCCTGCAGGTAGGAGGGCGCTACCTCTGCGTCTCCTTGGCTCAAGCCCACGTGCTGAAGAAAGCTGTGGAATACTTCTCCCAGGAAGGCTGGGTCGTGCGTGTCCATCAGGTGGCCAGCAGTGGGGACAAGCAGCAGTTTGTCCTACCGGTCTTTGTGTATGTCATGACAAAGTTCAGGAAGATCCCTGGCTCGGCACCACAGATCCTGGAGATCTGTCCTGAGGAGCAGGACAAGCCGATGCGGATGGAGAGTGTGGAGCAGCTGGTGGCAGCAGTGAAGGACAGGCAGCATtatgccctgctctgcagccagatAAGCAAAACCCCCTGCAGGGAACAGGTTTCCTTGGATCTGTGTGACAAAGAGAGCGGGAAGCCTCGCTACACGCTGCATGTGGTCGACAGCCCCTTGGTGAAACCTTCCCGAGACAATCACTTTGCCATCTTCATCA TCCCACAGGGCAGAGAAACCGAGTGGCTCTTTGGGACGGAGGAAGGGCGGAGGCAGCTGGCGGCCAGCGCGGGCTTCAGGCGCCTGCTCACggtgtccctgcacagggagcagcactACGAGGGCATGGCCGGCATCCAGGCGGAGCTGTCGGGGAAGGTGATGGAGCTGGCCCCGCCAGGCCTCCCTGCCCGGCAGCAG gtGCCCTTCCTGTCTGtgggaggggacattggggtgCGGACGGTGCAGCACTGTGACACCAGCCCCCTGAGCGGGGAGTACGTCGTGGAGGACGTGAAGGGAGATGGCAGCTGTTACTTCCGCCGCCTTGTCTTCCTCCGCAACAGGAACGTGGTGCAGTCAGAGGCTCGGCTCCTGGCTCCCACACCTCTCCAAG GCCAGAAGAAGCGGAGGAAGGACAAGAAGAAACCCAGCCCCACTGAGCCACCTGGAGCCATCGACAAGAGCTATCTGTGCTGTGAGCACCACAAGGCCATGGTTGCggggctctgcctgctggggGGCCCCGACGCCCTCCCAG gagagctggcagtgctggtggtggggctCGGCGGGGGCAGCCTGCCCCTCTTTGTCCATGATTACTTCTCTCAGGCCCACGTGGCCGTGGTGGAGATCGACCCCTCCATGCTGGAAGTGGCCACTCACTGGTTCGACTTCTCCCAGGGTGACCGGATGCAAGTGCACATCTCTGATGGTCTGGACTACGTAGCCAACCTGGCAGCTGAAG catcaGCCCAGTACCATGCCGTCATGTTTGATGTGGACAGCAAAGACCTCACAGTGGGGATGAGCTGCCCGCCCCCAGCCTTTGTGGAAAAGCCCTTCCTGCAGAAAGTTAGAAACATCCTCAAGCCAGAAG GAGTCTTCGTGCTCAACTTGGTGTGCCGCGATGCCCAGCTGAAGGAGTCTGTCCTGGCCATCCTCAGGGACGTCTTCCCTCTTCTCTACATGCGCCGCATCGAAGGGGAGGTCAATGAGATCCTgttctgccagcccagccctgagggCCGACGCgaccccacagagctgggggCACGTGCCCGGGCACTGGAGGGGGCCCTACGGCAGCCTGGGCGGCCCTGGGACAGCTCGTACGTGCTGGCAGACATGCTGCAGGCCATCCACATCCTCTGA